A window of the Hordeum vulgare subsp. vulgare chromosome 5H, MorexV3_pseudomolecules_assembly, whole genome shotgun sequence genome harbors these coding sequences:
- the LOC123398977 gene encoding pumilio homolog 24-like: MAGGGDHPGANKRKREAAGRPKAPSKGGGDATKRKKTHDAPAAKAKPQPVTAKGKRVAAKEMSESRKMKRKPNYNLEKELAVLWEKMRCRDVSKENRSKLVTEALRKMDGKYFEIAGSHVTARVLQTCVKWCSQPERDAVFVALQPHLLHFSRKKYAVFLVKKLIKLATKKQLALFISSLHGHVASLLRHTIGAAVVDCTFHQATPPQKRSLLLELYSTELQLFKDLTEQKSCSLLETISKLGLQKSSVLQYMTTVIQPVLEKGIVEYSIVHTVILEYLTIADKTSASDVIRQLIPHLTQGSSVVDGDELSGVAEVPTKSKAKKKRSSEPLLIRIMQTREGLKLGLACLKHGSAKDRKKIIKSLKGQVMKLALSDYGCLFLACLLSIVDDTKLLTKVVIEELTKQLKELIFDKNGRRPLLQLLHPLCSRYLTPTDLSCLKYSVPSLISKDEASEGAAKVNLDSKLDDVAEKEHGGSEDTLVASDSKKDPFKRRQELLVKSELFEVLIETCIENVGELLRANFGKDVLYEVAIGGKNNVLEGVTDRIHVLHNAIASDAARPRTEDVEHAFDNYHSSRVIRKMVLDCPAFAATLWEKALKGKSKSFADGFSSKVVAAYLESPDSKVKDLAKSEVQPLIDGGMLKIPDHKAAEKK; the protein is encoded by the exons ATGGCCGGAGGTGGTGACCACCCGGGCGCCAACAAGCGGAAGCGCGAGGCCgcggggaggcccaaggcgccgTCCAAGGGAGGCGGCGACGCCACCAAGCGGAAGAAAACCCATGACGCCCCTGCCGCCAAGGCCAAGCCGCAGCCCGTCACCGCCAAGGGCAAGCGGGTCGCCGCCAAG GAAATGTCCGAgtcgaggaagatgaagaggaagcCCAATTACAACCTCGAAAAG GAACTGGCAGTACTATGGGAAAAGATGAGATGCCGTGATGTGAGCAAGGAGAATAGATCCAA GCTAGTGACTGAGGCTCTCCGTAAAATGgatggcaaatattttgaaattgCTGGATCCCATGTAACCGCACGTGTTCTTCAG ACATGTGTGAAGTGGTGCTCACAGCCAGAGAGGGATGCTGTTTTTGTTGCCCTGCAGCCACATTTGCTCCATTTCTCTCGCAAGAAATACGCTGTTTTTCTTGTGAAGAAGCTCATAAAACTTG CCACTAAAAAACAGCTTGCCTTGTTCATCTCTTCCCTTCATGGTCATGTCGCTTCTCTACTTCGTCACACAATAGGAGCTGCAG TTGTTGATTGCACCTTTCATCAGGCGACACCGCCTCAGAAAAGAAGTTTGTTGTTGGAATTGTACTCCACCGAGCTTCAGCTGTTCAAGGACTTGACTGAACAAAAATCATGCAG tttgttAGAAACAATTTCTAAGCTTGGACTACAGAAATCATCTGTCCTGCAGTATATGACTACTGTTATCCAGCCAGTTTTGGAAAAAGGTATTGTTGAGTATTCCATAGTACACACGGTCATATTGGAGTACTTAACAATTGCGGACAAG ACATCAGCCTCGGACGTGATTCGTCAGTTAATTCCCCATCTTACTCAAGGGTCATCTGTCGTAGATGGAGATGAACTATCAGGTGTCGCTGAAGTACCAACAAAATCAAAAGCTAAGAAGAAAAGATCTTCAGAACCACTTCTCATTCGTATCATGCAGACCAGGGAAGGATTAAAATTAGGGCTTGCTTGCCTCAAGCATGGCAGTGCGAAG GATAGGAAGAAAATTATCAAAAGCTTGAAGGGTCAGGTTATGAAGCTTGCTCTCAGTGATTATGGATGCCTT TTCCTTGCTTGTCTTCTCTCCATTGTTGATGACACAAAACTTCTTACTAAG GTTGTAATTGAAGAGCTGACAAAACAGTTAAAGGAACTCATATTTGACAAG AACGGGAGACGCCCATTGCTGCAGCTACTTCACCCACTTTGCTCACGTTATCTGACTCCGACTGATTTGAGTTGTCTGAAGTACAGTGTGCCTTCCCTTATTTCAAAG GATGAGGCATCAGAGGGTGCTGCTAAAGTTAACTTGGATAGTAAGTTGGATGATGTAGCTGAAAAAGAACATGGGGGTTCAGAAGACACACTGGTTGCATCTGATAGCAAGAAGGACCCGTTTAAACGGAGGCAAGAACTGTTGGTGAAAAGCGAACTTTTCGAG GTTCTCATTGAGACTTGCATTGAAAATGTTGGAGAGTTACTTCGAGCAAACTTTGGCAAAGATGTATTATATGAG GTTGCTATAGGTGGAAAAAATAATGTCTTGGAGGGGGTCACCGACAGGATCCACGTGCTTCACAATGCTATAGCTTCTGACGCAGCACGGCCGAGGACAGAGGATGTTGAGCATGCCTTTGATAACTACCACTCGAGCCGCGTAATCAGAAAGATGGTACTTGATTGCCCTGCGTTTGCCGCTACCCTATGGGAAAAAGCCCTCAAAGGGAAGTCCAAGTCATTTGCAGATGGATTCAG CTCCAAGGTGGTGGCTGCCTATCTGGAATCTCCAGATTCCAAGGTGAAGGATCTTGCGAAATCCGAGGTGCAGCCGCTCATCGACGGTGGCATGCTGAAGATTCCAGACCATAAAGCAGCGGAAAAGAAGTGA